The genomic window CAGCAGTGGGATTCGCGGCGGGGTTCATCAGCTCCATCGCCGGTGCCGGCGGCATGATCACGCTGCCGGCATTGCTCTGGGCCGGCATCCCGCCGCTGGATGCGCTGGGCACGAATAAGTTCCAGAGCGTGTTCGGCACGCTGTCGTCGACTCATAACTATTTTCGCTCCGGCCATCTGGATTTTCGCCCACTGTGGCCGGGGCTGCTGGCGGCGGTGGTCGGCGCCGCGCTGGGTACCTGGACGGTGACCCGGCTGGGAGGCGAGCAGCTGCAGACGCTGCTGCCGATCCTGTTAATCGCGATTGCCATCTACTTTGCCATCTCGCCGCGTATCGCCGATGTGGACAGTCAGCCGCGAATGAGTAATGGCTTGTTCAACCTGCTGATCGGTGGCGGGGTGGGGTTTTACGGCGGCTTTTTCGGGCCGGGGATGGGCTCCATCTACGCACTGGCCTTCGCTGCCCTGTTGGGTTACAACATGCGGCGGGCCACTGCGCACACCAAGCCACTAGTACTGGCCACCAATTTCACCTCCATGGTGATCTTTATTGCCGGCGGCCACCTGCTTCTGGGGCTGGCGCTCTGTATGGGCCTGGCCCAGATGATCGGTGCCCGGCTGGGCTCGAACATGGTGATCGCCCGCGGCGCGATGCTGGTGCGGCCGGCCATTATTCTGGCCACGGTGGCGATTGCGATCAAACTACTGCTGGAGGCATGAGAGGATGACGATCCTGTTGACCATCGTCCTTTCGTTCCTTGTCTTCGCCCTGATAATCTGGGCGTTGATGCATATGCGCACCCCGCGCTTTCGCATGGAGCGGCGCGACTTTCTCAAGGGACTGGAAGATGCTATCGCCGGCCAGGCCGACGATAACGAGTGGCGTGTGCTGGTGGGCTACCCCATGCGCCACGACCCCGAGCTGGAAGAGCTGCGGCTGGAGTGTCTAGAGATCGAAGAAGACGAGTACACCGGCATGCTGCCCTACCTGTTCACTGAGGTCGGCCTGGAACGCCTGCGCGATGTACGCCGCCGGCTGCTCGACCTGATCAATCAACAAAACAATACGCTGTAATCGCTTAAGACCGAAGGTAACCATAATGAAACTCAGACCCCTGCTGGCAATGACCGGCGGATTCCTCGCCGCGCTTGCCGTCACCACGGCCACCGCCAAGCCCCTGTCCCAGGAAGATCTCTCCGTGGCCGAGGTGCTACGGGATCGCGCGCTGGAGTCTTCCGATGCATACAGCATCGTGGAGTCCCTGACCGTTGAGGTGGGCCCGCGTCCGGCAGGTTCCGAGGGCGACCGCCGCGCGGTGGCCTGGGCTCAGGAAAAGATGAAGGCGCTGGGCTTCGACCGGGTCTACACCGAGCAGATCGAAGTGCCGCGCTGGAATCGCGGCCATGCCCACGCACGTGTGGTTTCTCCGTTCCCGCAGCCGCTGGTAGTGACCTCCCTGGGTTACAGCGTCGGCACCCCGGAACAGGGGCTGACCGCCGAGATCGTCGAGTTCGGCGATGTGAGCGAACTGATCGCGGCACCGGCAGACAAAGTCCGCGGCAAGATCGCCTTTATCAATAAGCGCATGGAGCGCACCCGCACCGGTGAAGGCTATGGCCCTGCTGTGGGTGGACGCAGCCGTGGTATGCGCGCTGCCGCCGAAAAAGAGGCCGCGGCACTGATGATCCGCTCTGTGGGCACCGACTCCGATCGCTTTGCCCACACCGGCATGATGTCCATCGACGGGGTCGAAAACCCGGTGCCGGCCCTGGCCCTGTCCGCCCCGGACGCCAACCTCCTGGAAGCCATGCTGAAGCGCGGCCAGCCGGTAGTGGTGAACCTGGACGTGCACAACCAGCGTCTGGAAGACGGCCCCTCCTTCAACGTGATCGGTGAGATCACCGGCCGCGAGAAGCCCGAGGAAGTGATGATCATCGGTGCCCACCTGGATTCCTGGGATGAGGGTACCGGCGCACTGGACGACGGCGCTGGTGTAGCCATTGTGATGGAAACCGCCCGCATGATTGCGGAGCTGCCGCAGCGCCCGCGTCGCACCCTGCGTGTGATCCTGTACGGCGCCGAGGAAATCGGCCTGGTGGGTTCCAAGCAGTACGTTGAAGCGCATCAGGACGAGCTGGACAACATCATTGGCGTGTCCGAATCCGACTTCGGTGCCGGCAAGATCTGGCGTTTTGACACCCGCCTGCCGGAGACCAAGTTCGATATCGCCGACCAGATGATGCAGCTGCTGGCCCCGCTGGGCATCGAGCGCGGTAACAATCAGTCCTCTGGCGGCCCGGACAGCAGCGTGTTCGTTGCCCGCGGTGTACCGGCCTTTGGCCTGTATCAGGACGGTAGCGACTACTTCGATTACCACCACACACCCAACGATACCCTGGATAAGGTAGACCCTGAGATTCTCAAGCAGAACGTTGCCGCCTGGGTGGTGATGTCCTTCCTCGCCTCTGAAATGGAAGGCGACCTGGGGCGGGTGCCGACCGACAATTGATGGTGTCCAGTTAGAAATTCCACAAGATTGTTTGTGCCAAAGCCCCGCCAAGTGCGGGGCTTTTTTTGGGGAGTGTCTGATCATCTGCAGGCTGCAGATATTGGCGCTATATGAGAACATCGGCCGGGGGAGGTGAAGTAGATCCACAGTTTGCCGGTAGGCTCCATCGCAGATCTGCTCCTGTGCCACCTGACCTTTGCACGGTGAAGCACCTCCCTCGAAACAATATAAAGAAATTGCCCCGAGTGACATGGGTAGTAGCCGTTGCGTATGAGGGGTATAGAGGAAAAACAAATGGAAAGTGTAGTAAAAAGGTGCTGTGTCGCTATCTCTTTGCTTATGGCGATTTCTGTCTCATTTGGGGCGGTTGCGAATGAATCCGCGCAGAAGCTTGGAGTCTGCATGTCAGACTCGTTAAATGGTAAAGAACGGAAAAAGCTCGCAAAATGGGTTTATCTCGGGATGTCAGCACATAGCACCATTCAGCCTTATTCAAATTTCACAGAAAAGGATGTGGACGAGTCAAACAAGTATCTCGGCGCTTTGGTGACCAGATTACTGACAGAGGACTGCCCTGATTTGGCGAAGTCTGCTCTCCAGGAAGGTGGCTCCCAAGCGTTCGAGC from Microbulbifer aggregans includes these protein-coding regions:
- a CDS encoding M20/M25/M40 family metallo-hydrolase; this encodes MKLRPLLAMTGGFLAALAVTTATAKPLSQEDLSVAEVLRDRALESSDAYSIVESLTVEVGPRPAGSEGDRRAVAWAQEKMKALGFDRVYTEQIEVPRWNRGHAHARVVSPFPQPLVVTSLGYSVGTPEQGLTAEIVEFGDVSELIAAPADKVRGKIAFINKRMERTRTGEGYGPAVGGRSRGMRAAAEKEAAALMIRSVGTDSDRFAHTGMMSIDGVENPVPALALSAPDANLLEAMLKRGQPVVVNLDVHNQRLEDGPSFNVIGEITGREKPEEVMIIGAHLDSWDEGTGALDDGAGVAIVMETARMIAELPQRPRRTLRVILYGAEEIGLVGSKQYVEAHQDELDNIIGVSESDFGAGKIWRFDTRLPETKFDIADQMMQLLAPLGIERGNNQSSGGPDSSVFVARGVPAFGLYQDGSDYFDYHHTPNDTLDKVDPEILKQNVAAWVVMSFLASEMEGDLGRVPTDN
- a CDS encoding TSUP family transporter codes for the protein MPELGDLTPLTYLLLTAVGFAAGFISSIAGAGGMITLPALLWAGIPPLDALGTNKFQSVFGTLSSTHNYFRSGHLDFRPLWPGLLAAVVGAALGTWTVTRLGGEQLQTLLPILLIAIAIYFAISPRIADVDSQPRMSNGLFNLLIGGGVGFYGGFFGPGMGSIYALAFAALLGYNMRRATAHTKPLVLATNFTSMVIFIAGGHLLLGLALCMGLAQMIGARLGSNMVIARGAMLVRPAIILATVAIAIKLLLEA